A stretch of Myroides oncorhynchi DNA encodes these proteins:
- the surE gene encoding 5'/3'-nucleotidase SurE: protein MQKPLILVTNDDGITAPGMRALISVMKEIGEVVVVAPDSAQSGMGHAVTINNTLTLEKVNIDPEIEIEYACSGTPVDCVKIALGQILDRTPDLCVSGVNHGSNSSINVIYSGTMSAALEAGMSGIPAIGFSLLDFSWSADFEQIKPYIKKITIEALKHGIPKDVVLNVNFPKLLTQDIKGIKVCRQAKATWVENFDKRVSPHGKEYYWLVGEFVNQDKGEDTDEWALRNDYISIVPVQFDLTAHQVLERINRWDL from the coding sequence ATGCAAAAACCTTTGATACTTGTTACCAATGATGATGGTATAACGGCTCCAGGTATGAGAGCACTTATCAGCGTGATGAAAGAGATTGGAGAAGTAGTAGTAGTGGCTCCTGATAGTGCACAATCAGGAATGGGGCACGCAGTTACAATAAATAATACTTTGACTTTAGAAAAGGTTAATATAGATCCAGAAATAGAGATTGAATATGCGTGTTCAGGTACACCAGTAGACTGTGTGAAAATTGCTCTAGGACAAATATTGGATCGCACACCTGATTTATGTGTTTCGGGTGTAAATCACGGATCAAATTCTTCTATTAATGTTATTTATTCAGGAACCATGAGCGCAGCTTTGGAGGCGGGTATGAGTGGTATACCAGCCATAGGGTTCTCCCTATTAGATTTTAGCTGGAGTGCTGATTTTGAACAAATAAAACCGTATATTAAAAAAATAACGATAGAAGCTTTAAAACACGGTATCCCAAAAGATGTTGTCTTAAATGTAAACTTCCCCAAATTATTAACTCAGGATATAAAAGGTATAAAAGTATGTAGACAAGCTAAAGCTACATGGGTAGAGAACTTTGATAAACGTGTAAGTCCTCATGGCAAAGAGTACTACTGGTTAGTAGGAGAATTCGTCAATCAAGATAAAGGAGAGGATACAGATGAGTGGGCATTGAGAAATGACTATATTTCTATTGTTCCTGTTCAGTTTGATTTGACAGCACATCAAGTATTAGAAAGAATAAATAGATGGGATCTATAG
- the lpxB gene encoding lipid-A-disaccharide synthase yields the protein MKYYIIAGEASGDLHGSNLMRSLYKKDPEANIRFWGGDLMQNVGGKLVKHYKDLAFMGFVEVVQNLGTILRNIKQCKKDIATFKPDVLIFIDYPGFNMRIAKWAKRMGIQTHYYISPQIWAWKESRINDIKRDIDFMYVILPFEKDFYEGKHNFPVTFVGHPLIDAIENYRVQEQIDFKLKYNLDERPVIALLPGSRKQEISKLLNEMLSVVHHYPQYQFVIAGAPGQEATFYESFIKDQNISFVFNETYALLNIAHAALVTSGTATLETALFNVPQVVLYKGNQISYEIAKRIIKLKYISLVNLIMDDDVVVELIQGDCNAKRIEEEFAKIIEGKKRNDILLKYNKLIRNLGGEGASDHTATEIINNHVKN from the coding sequence ATGAAATATTACATAATAGCAGGTGAAGCGTCGGGAGATTTACATGGATCTAATTTGATGCGTTCTTTATATAAAAAAGATCCTGAAGCTAATATCCGTTTTTGGGGTGGAGATTTAATGCAAAATGTGGGAGGTAAACTTGTCAAGCATTATAAGGATCTTGCATTCATGGGGTTTGTAGAAGTGGTACAAAATCTAGGCACTATTCTGCGTAATATTAAGCAATGTAAGAAAGATATAGCGACTTTTAAACCCGATGTATTGATCTTTATTGATTATCCAGGGTTTAATATGCGTATAGCTAAGTGGGCAAAAAGAATGGGAATACAAACTCATTATTATATCTCTCCTCAAATTTGGGCTTGGAAAGAGAGTCGTATTAATGATATTAAGCGAGATATTGACTTTATGTATGTTATTCTTCCTTTTGAAAAAGACTTTTATGAAGGTAAGCATAACTTCCCCGTTACATTTGTAGGTCATCCATTAATAGATGCTATTGAGAATTATCGTGTTCAAGAACAAATAGACTTTAAGTTAAAGTATAATTTAGACGAGAGACCAGTGATTGCCCTGCTGCCTGGAAGTAGAAAACAAGAGATAAGTAAGCTATTAAATGAGATGTTATCTGTGGTTCACCACTATCCACAATATCAATTTGTCATTGCAGGTGCTCCTGGACAAGAAGCTACTTTTTACGAATCTTTTATAAAAGATCAGAATATTTCATTTGTTTTCAATGAAACGTATGCTTTATTGAATATTGCGCATGCAGCATTAGTGACATCTGGTACAGCTACCTTAGAGACAGCATTGTTTAATGTTCCACAGGTTGTGTTGTATAAAGGAAACCAGATTTCATACGAGATAGCAAAGAGAATCATTAAGTTAAAGTATATTTCTTTAGTCAACTTAATTATGGATGATGATGTGGTTGTAGAGCTTATACAAGGTGATTGTAATGCTAAAAGGATAGAAGAAGAATTCGCAAAAATCATAGAAGGCAAAAAAAGAAATGACATTTTGTTAAAATATAACAAATTAATTCGTAATTTGGGCGGTGAAGGGGCGAGTGATCATACTGCCACTGAAATAATAAACAATCATGTAAAAAACTAG
- a CDS encoding C40 family peptidase translates to MKKFTFLLIAILGLTSVQAVQAKPSKSKTHSVAKKPVKKKPVTVIAESRSVDADIQSDIDALLGTDIPEENRAIKVESSDLTSQVLSTAFDYQGVRYRYGGMSRSGIDCSGLVSNAFGDTNIKLPRSSSEMAQVGETVRKSEAQIGDLIFFKTRGNRISHVGIITEVLSDEIKFIHSSTSRGVIVSSTKENYYSRTFAQINRVFTDTESLN, encoded by the coding sequence ATGAAGAAGTTTACATTTTTATTAATCGCCATTCTGGGGCTGACCAGTGTGCAGGCGGTACAAGCAAAACCGAGTAAGTCAAAAACACATAGTGTTGCTAAGAAACCTGTAAAGAAGAAACCAGTCACAGTTATAGCTGAGAGTAGAAGTGTAGATGCTGACATTCAGAGTGATATAGATGCGCTGTTAGGTACAGATATACCAGAAGAAAACAGAGCTATTAAGGTTGAGTCAAGTGATTTGACAAGCCAAGTACTTAGCACGGCATTTGATTATCAAGGTGTACGTTATAGATATGGAGGAATGAGTAGAAGTGGAATAGATTGTTCTGGTTTAGTTTCTAATGCGTTCGGAGACACGAACATTAAACTTCCTCGTAGTTCAAGTGAAATGGCTCAAGTAGGTGAGACTGTAAGAAAATCTGAAGCTCAAATAGGAGATTTAATATTCTTTAAAACACGTGGCAATAGGATTAGTCATGTAGGTATTATCACGGAAGTTCTTAGTGATGAAATAAAGTTCATTCATTCATCAACGAGTAGAGGGGTAATAGTTTCTTCTACAAAAGAAAATTACTATAGTAGAACATTTGCTCAAATCAATAGAGTTTTTACTGATACTGAAAGTTTGAACTAA
- a CDS encoding ComEC/Rec2 family competence protein → MKPLKISFLFYSVFLFIGIYIDYPIRYCVAVGIIIILLTVLLGSAVKKFFIYPTLFLFLKDVAVFGILFFFVGISFKGIVEVQHNEVLEKLETYVVEQKKVTVDAVITEIVKTKESKRFLADLVRVNDSLINGKISLYFNSSQYELKVGDVITYYSTIKRITPPKNIGQFDYQKYMKGKEVYVQSYVNEYVFIGTTSNWRSKVLDWRRKLMEKIHAQDSSLHEPSKALLTALLLGEKSFIEDDRISQFKEVGVMHVLAISGLHVGLIYLVLVKVFFFIPRRFRWAVVIVSLWLFVFISGFSPSVFRAVFMFSMFTICKLIGRDQTLEHNIGLALFFSLCIYPYWVYDIGFQLSYLAVISIVYFLPLFKNLYAKNIIMKYIQGILYVSISVQIGLVPLQLYYFHQFSFLFLVANLVVIPLITVLVVLGIVYLMSLGVSFVSVWIGRIFNFFTDIIYLCVEYISRRDYFSFNQVKLSDSLFSTIIGIIVLMTLAYYQKKVRYVVIALLLLVGFQLTILFQEEKTTNIDREVIVPYQSSSRNRMTVWLREGQDLNIISNQWDTVSRSIYDLNKYKDEYAISKSRYHQVEGIIPMQNKTLLILNSDYIDYILPFSTEIVLIAQHPKINFERMLIMNKPELVIFHNSVPFWFKKKCITLCLKNNIPFHDIYEKGYWSSLL, encoded by the coding sequence ATGAAGCCACTTAAAATCTCCTTTCTATTCTATTCAGTATTCTTATTTATAGGAATATATATAGATTATCCTATTCGCTATTGTGTTGCAGTAGGTATTATAATTATTTTATTGACAGTACTACTAGGAAGTGCTGTGAAGAAGTTCTTTATCTATCCTACTTTATTTCTATTCTTAAAAGATGTAGCAGTATTTGGAATTCTTTTCTTTTTTGTAGGAATTAGTTTTAAAGGTATTGTGGAAGTACAACATAATGAAGTATTAGAGAAGTTGGAAACCTATGTTGTAGAACAAAAGAAAGTGACGGTAGATGCCGTGATAACTGAAATAGTAAAAACTAAAGAAAGTAAACGTTTTTTGGCTGACTTAGTTAGAGTTAATGATTCACTTATTAATGGTAAGATTTCACTTTATTTTAATTCTAGTCAATATGAACTAAAAGTAGGTGATGTTATAACGTATTATAGTACTATTAAAAGAATAACTCCTCCTAAGAATATTGGGCAGTTTGATTACCAAAAATATATGAAAGGGAAGGAGGTCTATGTACAGAGTTATGTCAATGAATATGTTTTTATAGGTACAACTTCTAATTGGCGATCTAAGGTGTTAGATTGGAGAAGAAAACTTATGGAGAAGATTCATGCTCAGGATTCATCGCTCCATGAGCCTTCTAAGGCACTTTTAACGGCTTTATTGTTAGGAGAGAAATCTTTTATAGAGGATGATAGAATAAGTCAGTTTAAAGAAGTTGGAGTTATGCATGTACTAGCTATCTCAGGTTTGCATGTCGGGCTTATCTATTTGGTGCTGGTGAAAGTGTTCTTTTTTATACCTAGACGCTTTAGATGGGCAGTGGTAATAGTTTCTCTATGGCTTTTTGTTTTTATTTCTGGATTTTCGCCTTCTGTATTTAGAGCTGTATTTATGTTTAGTATGTTTACTATTTGTAAACTTATAGGAAGAGATCAAACCTTAGAGCACAATATTGGATTAGCTCTTTTTTTTAGTTTATGTATTTACCCTTATTGGGTATATGATATTGGTTTTCAACTTAGTTATTTAGCTGTTATTAGTATTGTTTATTTTCTTCCTTTGTTTAAAAACCTTTATGCTAAGAATATAATAATGAAATATATACAAGGGATTCTATATGTTTCGATAAGTGTACAGATTGGTCTTGTGCCACTTCAGTTATATTATTTTCATCAGTTTTCTTTTCTTTTTCTAGTTGCTAATCTTGTGGTAATCCCTTTAATCACTGTGTTAGTTGTTTTAGGGATTGTATATTTAATGTCATTAGGAGTTTCTTTTGTCTCTGTTTGGATAGGAAGGATTTTTAATTTTTTTACGGATATTATTTATTTGTGTGTAGAGTATATTAGTAGGAGAGATTACTTTTCATTTAACCAAGTTAAACTAAGTGATAGCTTGTTCTCAACTATTATAGGTATTATAGTATTGATGACACTAGCTTACTATCAGAAAAAGGTGAGGTATGTAGTAATTGCCCTACTATTATTAGTTGGTTTTCAATTGACGATTTTGTTTCAAGAAGAAAAAACGACCAATATTGATCGAGAAGTAATTGTGCCTTATCAATCTTCTAGTAGAAATAGAATGACTGTGTGGCTTAGGGAAGGTCAGGATCTAAATATAATAAGTAATCAATGGGATACAGTGAGTAGATCTATTTATGACCTTAATAAGTATAAGGACGAATATGCTATTAGTAAATCGAGATATCATCAAGTAGAAGGAATTATTCCTATGCAGAATAAGACACTATTAATTCTTAACTCTGACTATATTGATTATATTTTACCATTTAGTACTGAGATTGTTTTAATAGCACAACATCCTAAGATAAACTTTGAGAGAATGCTTATTATGAACAAACCAGAGCTTGTTATTTTTCACAACTCTGTCCCTTTTTGGTTTAAAAAGAAGTGTATCACTCTATGTCTTAAAAATAATATCCCTTTTCACGATATATATGAAAAGGGATATTGGTCTTCTTTATTATAG
- a CDS encoding thioredoxin family protein yields MKKLFLLLTITFLGLTANAQEIKWMTFNEAIAAQKKEAKPIFMDAFTDWCGPCKMLDQNTFSDAKVIEHINKNYYAVKFDAEGNEEINYKGTKYTNPGYNSERKGRNATHDFTMYLRVPGYPSMIIFNTKSDTPKVIVGYQTPQQLLSKI; encoded by the coding sequence ATGAAAAAACTGTTTTTATTACTTACCATTACTTTCTTAGGATTAACAGCTAATGCTCAAGAAATAAAATGGATGACATTTAATGAAGCTATAGCCGCACAAAAAAAAGAGGCTAAACCTATCTTTATGGATGCTTTCACTGATTGGTGTGGCCCTTGTAAAATGCTTGACCAGAATACCTTCAGCGATGCTAAAGTAATCGAGCATATCAACAAGAACTACTATGCAGTTAAATTTGATGCTGAGGGTAATGAGGAAATAAACTATAAAGGTACGAAGTACACTAATCCTGGATACAACAGTGAAAGAAAAGGCAGAAATGCTACACATGACTTCACTATGTACTTAAGAGTCCCAGGATATCCTTCTATGATTATCTTCAACACTAAAAGTGATACACCTAAGGTAATCGTAGGATATCAGACTCCTCAACAGCTATTAAGCAAAATATAA
- a CDS encoding peptide MFS transporter → MENTTSAQPNFFDSKVLGHPSGLFVLFFTEMWERFSFYGMRVLLIQFLTMSVIGLNPGWEMSVVDAGAIFATYAMLLYITPIFGGILADKYIGYRWAVVIGSLIMTLGHASMTFETEFFMYLGLILLVVGTGFFKPNMTSILSEMYKSFPEKKDGAYTIFYMGVNAGAFFGMMLCGYIGERIGWHYGFGLAGIFMLLGTLQFWFAKPIFGAIGDVPNKSTEVKVEDTVNPKDLTEEEKEDLKRNPFTTVDYILIVITSIIGFLYAFSDAFYIVGKIRLFPEQIFGVDGKSVVVVAGLLILLWLIISRILRYTKVIRDRMIAVIIFAFFTIFFWMSFEQGATSLIIFARDNTQRVLSGDKALLFNIFNTLLTVVPLLIISWVLILLAKQTIKKALFSNIILAITFVGVWGAAIWMLNRDWSSHAYELTYEAIQIQKVDKEGKPILDKHNEPTYDYKAIHAANLPKEGDNVVKHTAIVSQLDVLAKGDKVEIYEELGNFNILDTKKKEYLIAEFSKAEKQPEIVQAEITEIKDNQVEITASWFSILNSFFIIALASIVSKLWDSRFNPPASIKYGLGLIIMAIGFGVLAYGSHGITEGTRVSMMWLVFAYFFHTLGELFSSPVGLSYVSKLVPARMIALMFGMWYLAIAIGNNLAAKLGGQIETITEQYSLSVFFLIFTVVPIVAGLLVIALNPVLKKLMHGVK, encoded by the coding sequence ATGGAAAACACTACTTCTGCCCAGCCGAATTTCTTCGACAGCAAAGTTCTAGGGCATCCTTCAGGACTCTTCGTTCTATTCTTTACAGAGATGTGGGAAAGATTCTCTTTTTATGGGATGCGCGTATTACTTATACAGTTCTTAACAATGTCCGTAATTGGACTTAACCCTGGTTGGGAAATGAGTGTAGTAGATGCTGGAGCTATCTTCGCTACCTATGCTATGTTATTATATATAACACCTATTTTCGGAGGAATATTAGCGGATAAATATATCGGATACCGCTGGGCAGTAGTGATAGGATCACTAATCATGACTCTAGGTCACGCTTCTATGACATTCGAGACAGAGTTCTTTATGTACTTAGGTTTAATATTATTAGTAGTAGGTACAGGATTCTTTAAACCTAATATGACTTCTATCCTCTCAGAAATGTATAAGTCATTTCCAGAAAAAAAAGATGGTGCTTATACAATTTTCTATATGGGAGTTAATGCTGGTGCATTCTTCGGTATGATGTTATGTGGATATATAGGTGAACGCATCGGATGGCACTACGGATTCGGACTAGCAGGTATCTTTATGTTATTAGGAACATTGCAATTTTGGTTTGCTAAACCTATCTTCGGAGCTATCGGTGATGTACCTAATAAAAGCACTGAAGTTAAAGTAGAAGACACTGTTAACCCTAAAGATTTAACAGAGGAAGAAAAAGAAGATCTTAAGCGCAATCCATTTACTACAGTAGATTATATTCTTATAGTGATTACGTCTATCATTGGCTTTCTATATGCTTTTAGTGATGCTTTTTATATTGTAGGTAAAATCAGATTATTCCCAGAGCAGATCTTTGGAGTGGATGGAAAAAGTGTTGTTGTTGTAGCAGGACTATTAATCTTATTATGGTTAATTATCTCTCGAATCCTAAGATATACAAAAGTAATTAGAGATCGTATGATCGCTGTTATCATATTTGCGTTCTTCACAATCTTCTTTTGGATGTCGTTTGAGCAAGGAGCTACTTCATTAATTATTTTCGCTCGCGATAATACTCAGAGAGTTCTATCGGGAGATAAGGCATTATTATTTAATATCTTCAATACATTGCTAACAGTAGTACCATTACTAATTATATCATGGGTACTGATACTTCTTGCAAAACAAACAATCAAGAAAGCTTTATTCTCTAATATCATCCTAGCGATCACATTCGTAGGAGTATGGGGTGCAGCCATCTGGATGCTAAACAGAGACTGGTCATCACATGCTTATGAATTAACGTATGAAGCTATCCAAATCCAAAAAGTAGATAAAGAAGGAAAGCCTATTTTAGACAAACATAATGAGCCGACTTATGATTATAAAGCAATACATGCAGCCAACTTACCTAAAGAGGGAGACAATGTCGTAAAACATACAGCCATTGTATCGCAATTAGATGTATTAGCAAAAGGTGATAAAGTAGAAATCTATGAAGAGTTAGGTAATTTTAATATTCTAGATACTAAGAAAAAAGAATATTTAATAGCTGAGTTTTCTAAAGCAGAAAAACAACCTGAGATAGTACAAGCTGAAATCACGGAGATCAAGGATAATCAAGTAGAAATCACGGCATCGTGGTTTTCTATACTTAACTCATTCTTTATTATCGCATTAGCCTCTATTGTTTCTAAACTATGGGACTCTAGATTTAATCCTCCAGCCTCAATAAAATATGGATTGGGATTAATCATTATGGCTATTGGATTTGGAGTTCTAGCGTATGGTTCTCATGGTATTACAGAAGGAACAAGAGTTTCTATGATGTGGTTAGTTTTTGCTTATTTCTTCCATACATTAGGAGAATTATTCTCTTCTCCTGTGGGATTATCGTATGTTTCTAAATTAGTTCCAGCTAGAATGATTGCACTAATGTTTGGAATGTGGTATCTTGCCATCGCAATTGGAAACAATTTAGCTGCAAAATTAGGAGGTCAGATCGAGACCATCACTGAGCAATACTCATTATCAGTATTCTTTTTGATATTCACTGTAGTACCTATTGTAGCTGGCTTGTTAGTTATTGCTTTAAATCCGGTGCTTAAAAAACTGATGCACGGGGTCAAATAA
- a CDS encoding MFS transporter, translating into MSENNKSFVQTLTSFNKNFWIASFMELMERWAWYGIYTLLGLYLVGSTDTGGLGFDHVQKGNIMGNIVGILYFLPLVFGVIADRIGYKVSLTIAFIIMITGYYLLGEVSSYWSVYMVFLLVAIGAAFFKPVASAIVARNTDESTGTLGFGIFYMMVNIGGFIGPAMSSGLRTTYGWKIIFIQAAVVIAINLVILLLFYKEPKVEKPKDSIGKAIKDSIVGIFEALKDVRLGILLLLMVGFWTMFNQLFNTLPNFIEDWVNSSAISNWLNNNIPLLGTLMTQDGQVKPEWFTNIDSFMIIICQISISYFVTKMRHINAVIRGAVIASIGIALTFYTHNPIFTIVGTMVFSVGEMMSSPTVSSFIALITPKGKEGLYQGTYFLPVAASYFVTSVISGSLYQSWSDKLSLLKREMGTRNIEMPEVVTHEQFMEQGAKILNMSLSAFEKQFNLKANSVDWQQVAISFKEYASTKSIDISQVHFPFSKNEYFALAEQKLGMSHWDMVDMLWNTYNPNKIWYIIFGIGMFSVITLIAYDRLVIRPLERKKL; encoded by the coding sequence ATGTCTGAGAATAATAAATCATTCGTACAAACCTTAACTTCATTTAACAAAAACTTCTGGATAGCCAGCTTTATGGAGCTGATGGAACGCTGGGCTTGGTATGGAATATACACCCTATTAGGTCTATATCTAGTAGGTTCTACAGATACTGGAGGTCTTGGTTTTGACCACGTACAGAAAGGAAATATTATGGGGAACATTGTAGGTATTCTATACTTTCTTCCATTAGTATTTGGGGTTATTGCTGACCGTATCGGATATAAAGTATCGTTAACTATCGCCTTTATCATTATGATTACGGGATACTATCTCCTAGGAGAAGTAAGTAGTTACTGGAGTGTATATATGGTATTCTTACTTGTAGCCATTGGAGCTGCATTCTTTAAGCCTGTTGCTTCTGCTATCGTAGCTCGTAACACAGACGAATCCACTGGTACACTAGGTTTCGGTATTTTCTATATGATGGTAAACATCGGAGGATTTATTGGCCCAGCTATGTCATCAGGACTTCGTACTACCTATGGATGGAAGATTATCTTTATACAGGCAGCAGTAGTTATCGCTATAAACCTAGTGATTTTACTTTTATTCTATAAAGAACCGAAGGTAGAGAAACCGAAAGATTCTATTGGTAAAGCAATCAAAGACTCTATAGTTGGTATTTTTGAAGCATTAAAAGACGTTCGTTTAGGTATATTATTATTATTAATGGTTGGTTTCTGGACGATGTTTAACCAACTATTCAATACGTTACCTAACTTCATCGAAGATTGGGTTAACTCATCAGCTATCAGTAATTGGCTTAACAACAACATTCCTTTATTAGGAACATTAATGACACAAGATGGACAAGTGAAACCAGAGTGGTTCACTAATATTGATTCATTTATGATCATTATTTGTCAGATTAGTATCTCATATTTTGTAACTAAAATGAGACATATTAATGCAGTAATCAGAGGAGCTGTAATTGCAAGTATTGGTATTGCTCTAACATTCTACACACATAACCCTATCTTCACCATCGTAGGTACAATGGTGTTCTCTGTAGGAGAGATGATGTCTAGCCCCACTGTATCTTCATTCATTGCATTAATTACACCTAAAGGAAAAGAAGGGCTATACCAAGGTACATATTTCTTACCTGTAGCAGCAAGTTATTTTGTGACGAGTGTTATCTCTGGAAGTTTATACCAATCTTGGTCTGATAAACTATCGTTACTAAAACGTGAGATGGGTACTCGTAATATTGAGATGCCTGAAGTAGTAACACATGAACAGTTTATGGAACAAGGAGCTAAAATACTAAACATGTCATTATCTGCTTTTGAAAAACAGTTTAATCTAAAAGCAAACTCAGTAGACTGGCAACAAGTTGCTATATCGTTTAAAGAGTATGCTTCTACAAAAAGTATTGACATTAGTCAAGTTCACTTTCCTTTTTCTAAGAACGAATATTTTGCTTTAGCAGAACAGAAACTAGGGATGTCTCACTGGGATATGGTCGATATGTTATGGAACACTTACAATCCAAATAAAATATGGTATATTATTTTTGGAATCGGTATGTTCTCTGTCATCACATTGATAGCTTATGACAGATTAGTTATCCGTCCATTAGAAAGAAAAAAATTATAA
- a CDS encoding peptide MFS transporter, with translation MSQTQTLEEIQNFSGKYPKQIWSLFFSEMWERFSFYGMRGMLVFFMIDQLNFGEAQANLQYGATQAFVYAFTFLGGIFADKILGFRKSLFWGGSMMILGSIILAINPHDYFFIGIAFTVIGTGFFKPNISTMVGYLYKKGDERTDAGFSLFYAGINLGALIGGYLCIAIGKGHLFQDSIGEAHRWSVAFGLAAFVMLISLINFIFTKRHLGPIGLQPMEVAKDGTESKMPLWKEVGTYILTFAMVPVIVFMIDNTDYTAYFMYTVGPLALIYLFYEMTKLTSAERKKIIAALVFIFFSILFFGIYEQAGGSLSIFAAKNLNSDLLGMHLDPNGVNNSGGAFFIIFIAPILGLLWIWMAKKKIEPNTVMKFGLGFILLGAGYYALFATRLFANAAGMTSLDFFTFALLIITLGELCLSPIGLSIMTKLSTANLQGMMMGMWFLASAYGQYVAGILGAAMAKDRSEIATGNHPNYDALLSYTDGYKDLGLYAVIAGVVLIALSPLMKKLMQEVR, from the coding sequence ATGAGTCAAACACAGACATTAGAAGAGATTCAGAATTTCTCCGGTAAATATCCGAAGCAAATATGGAGCTTATTCTTCTCAGAAATGTGGGAGCGTTTTAGCTTCTATGGAATGAGAGGTATGTTGGTTTTCTTTATGATTGACCAACTAAATTTTGGAGAAGCACAAGCTAACTTACAGTACGGAGCAACACAAGCATTTGTTTACGCATTTACATTCCTAGGAGGGATTTTTGCAGACAAAATATTAGGTTTCCGTAAATCTCTATTCTGGGGAGGCTCAATGATGATCTTAGGTAGTATTATTCTTGCTATAAACCCTCATGATTACTTCTTTATAGGTATTGCATTTACTGTAATAGGTACAGGTTTCTTTAAACCAAATATCTCTACTATGGTAGGGTATTTATACAAAAAAGGGGATGAACGCACGGATGCTGGATTTTCACTATTTTACGCAGGTATTAACCTAGGAGCTCTAATCGGAGGCTACTTATGTATTGCTATTGGTAAAGGTCATCTATTCCAAGATTCTATTGGCGAGGCACACCGTTGGAGTGTTGCTTTCGGATTAGCAGCATTCGTGATGTTAATCAGTTTAATCAACTTTATCTTTACGAAGAGACATCTAGGTCCTATCGGGCTACAACCAATGGAAGTTGCTAAAGATGGAACTGAATCTAAAATGCCTCTGTGGAAAGAAGTAGGAACTTATATCTTGACTTTTGCCATGGTTCCTGTAATTGTCTTTATGATTGACAATACAGACTATACTGCATACTTTATGTACACAGTAGGACCATTAGCATTAATCTATCTATTTTATGAGATGACAAAATTGACTAGTGCTGAGCGTAAGAAAATTATCGCTGCTCTAGTATTTATATTCTTCTCTATTCTATTCTTTGGTATCTATGAGCAGGCTGGTGGATCACTAAGTATCTTCGCTGCTAAGAACTTAAACTCTGATTTATTAGGGATGCATTTAGACCCAAATGGTGTGAATAACTCAGGAGGTGCATTCTTTATTATCTTCATTGCTCCGATATTAGGTCTACTATGGATCTGGATGGCTAAAAAGAAAATAGAACCAAATACAGTAATGAAGTTCGGTTTAGGTTTTATCTTACTTGGAGCTGGATATTATGCTTTATTTGCTACTAGACTATTTGCTAATGCTGCAGGTATGACTTCTTTAGACTTCTTTACATTTGCCTTATTAATCATTACTCTTGGAGAACTGTGTTTGTCACCTATTGGTCTATCAATCATGACTAAACTATCGACAGCTAACTTACAAGGAATGATGATGGGTATGTGGTTCCTTGCTAGTGCTTACGGACAATATGTAGCAGGTATTTTAGGAGCTGCTATGGCTAAAGATCGTTCAGAAATAGCTACTGGTAACCATCCTAACTATGATGCATTACTATCTTATACAGATGGATATAAAGACTTAGGTCTATATGCAGTAATCGCAGGGGTAGTGTTAATCGCACTTTCTCCATTAATGAAAAAACTAATGCAAGAAGTTAGATAG